A section of the Streptomyces sp. SLBN-118 genome encodes:
- a CDS encoding peptidoglycan-binding protein, translating to MAGHQCPECGTPRDAEGAAGPGCACAERAADAVRAEREADAVRAEFDPLRVRPYVTLQHVAESGAAPDGATVPLPRVVDAAPHDEPDAPGAEMLDPVNLTRVNFTPVRHRRRKRSYKGLIVAAAAVTVAGTVVYAGGLFSGDDDDEKALPDRGTVAPTNLMPDLPTAGPTRTASPNASASASRTAATSSASATPSSAAPSSTPSPSTAKVTAALSQDPQPQSSGTLRSGDSGPAVVDLQQRLAGLLLYIGPMDGEYDQSVADAVRSYQNSRHVKGDPKGVYGPKTRRALEAETG from the coding sequence ATGGCCGGACACCAGTGTCCTGAATGCGGTACACCGCGAGATGCCGAGGGCGCAGCCGGGCCCGGCTGCGCATGTGCGGAGCGGGCCGCGGACGCGGTGCGGGCCGAGCGGGAGGCAGATGCGGTGCGGGCCGAGTTCGATCCGCTGCGAGTGCGGCCGTATGTGACGTTGCAGCACGTGGCCGAAAGCGGGGCGGCACCCGACGGGGCAACTGTGCCGCTGCCGCGCGTGGTGGATGCCGCGCCGCACGACGAGCCGGATGCTCCCGGGGCGGAGATGCTCGACCCGGTGAACCTCACGCGAGTGAACTTCACGCCGGTGCGCCACCGTCGGCGCAAACGCTCGTACAAGGGGCTCATCGTGGCCGCGGCGGCGGTGACGGTGGCCGGGACCGTTGTGTACGCCGGTGGCCTGTTCTCCGGGGACGACGATGACGAGAAGGCTCTGCCTGACAGGGGGACGGTCGCACCGACCAACCTCATGCCGGATCTGCCCACAGCCGGGCCGACCCGTACCGCGTCGCCCAATGCGTCGGCTTCGGCGTCCCGTACGGCGGCTACGTCCTCGGCCTCGGCGACACCGTCATCGGCGGCACCGTCCTCAACCCCCTCGCCGTCCACGGCGAAGGTCACGGCTGCACTGTCCCAGGACCCACAGCCGCAGAGCTCGGGCACGCTGCGCAGCGGGGACAGCGGACCGGCGGTCGTCGATCTGCAGCAGCGGCTCGCCGGGCTGCTGCTGTACATCGGTCCGATGGACGGGGAGTACGACCAGTCGGTCGCGGACGCGGTGCGGTCCTACCAGAACAGCCGGCACGTCAAGGGCGACCCCAAGGGCGTCTACGGCCCGAAGACGCGGCGGGCACTCGAGGCGGAGACCGGGTAG
- a CDS encoding HAD-IA family hydrolase encodes MPAATPSVLTTRALLLDMDGTIVNSDAVVERCWRQWAIEHGLDPEAALDVVHGRQGYATMAALLPDRPMEQNYADNRVMLAQEAADTDGVVPVAGAPAFLAAIAGLPHALVTSADETLAQARMTAAGLPMPQTRVTAEHVGASKPDPEGFLKGAAELGFAPADCVAFEDSEAGIEAARAAGMRVVGVGPRAKSLSPDLHVEDLTGLRVTASPDGTIRLAFSPSGV; translated from the coding sequence ATGCCGGCAGCCACACCGTCCGTGCTGACCACCCGTGCCCTCCTGCTTGACATGGACGGCACCATCGTCAACTCGGACGCGGTGGTGGAGCGCTGCTGGCGTCAGTGGGCGATCGAGCACGGCCTGGACCCCGAGGCGGCACTCGACGTCGTGCACGGCCGCCAGGGGTACGCCACCATGGCCGCGCTGCTGCCGGACCGGCCGATGGAGCAGAACTACGCCGACAACCGCGTGATGCTCGCCCAGGAGGCAGCGGACACCGATGGCGTGGTCCCCGTCGCGGGCGCCCCCGCCTTCCTGGCCGCGATCGCCGGGCTCCCGCACGCCCTGGTCACCTCGGCGGACGAAACCCTCGCCCAGGCGCGGATGACCGCGGCGGGCCTGCCGATGCCCCAGACGCGCGTCACCGCCGAACATGTCGGCGCCAGCAAGCCGGACCCGGAGGGCTTCCTCAAGGGCGCGGCGGAACTGGGCTTCGCCCCGGCGGACTGCGTGGCCTTCGAGGACTCCGAGGCAGGCATCGAGGCGGCACGCGCGGCGGGCATGCGGGTGGTGGGCGTGGGCCCGCGCGCGAAGTCGCTTTCCCCGGATCTCCACGTGGAGGACCTGACCGGCCTGCGGGTCACGGCGTCGCCGGACGGCACGATCCGCCTCGCTTTCAGCCCCTCCGGCGTCTGA
- a CDS encoding HNH endonuclease family protein, whose amino-acid sequence MPGVYARNSRRIAVLAATSALAATGLLATAPAAQASPPTPVSAATARTYLGELTVKPEGSSSGYSRDLFPHWITQSGACNTREVVLKRDGTNVVQDSSCAAVSGSWFSEYDGATWTAASDLDIDHVVPLSEAWKSGANSWTTSKRQGFANDLTRPQLIAVTDNVNQAKGDQDPAEWLPSRTSYRCMYVRMWVDVKHYYNLSVDSAEKSALQSVLNGC is encoded by the coding sequence ATGCCTGGTGTCTACGCGCGTAATAGCCGCCGAATAGCCGTACTCGCCGCAACCTCCGCACTCGCCGCAACCGGCCTGCTGGCCACCGCCCCCGCGGCTCAGGCCTCCCCGCCCACCCCGGTCAGCGCCGCCACCGCCCGTACCTACCTCGGCGAGCTGACCGTGAAGCCGGAAGGCTCCTCCTCCGGCTACAGCCGCGACCTGTTCCCGCACTGGATCACCCAGTCGGGTGCGTGCAACACCCGGGAGGTCGTCCTCAAGCGCGACGGCACGAACGTCGTCCAGGACTCCAGCTGTGCGGCCGTCAGCGGCAGTTGGTTCTCCGAGTACGACGGCGCCACCTGGACCGCCGCCTCCGACCTCGACATCGACCACGTGGTGCCTCTCTCCGAGGCCTGGAAGTCCGGCGCCAACAGCTGGACCACGTCCAAGCGCCAGGGCTTCGCCAACGACCTCACCCGCCCGCAGCTGATCGCCGTCACCGACAACGTCAACCAGGCGAAGGGTGACCAGGACCCTGCGGAGTGGCTCCCCTCTCGCACCTCGTACCGCTGCATGTACGTGCGGATGTGGGTGGACGTGAAGCACTACTACAACCTGTCCGTGGACTCGGCCGAGAAGAGCGCGCTGCAGAGCGTCCTGAACGGCTGCTGA